The segment TGTGTACCTGAGTTGACGATCGTACTTGGTTTTAGGCTCTGAGATTGTTGCCTCctcttccttcttcctcttcatcggtggcatggtggtggtggttcgcTTCGCAGCTACGCAGAGAATGAGAGAGTCTGTTTGCCTCCGATCAACTTGTACCCCCCAATCGGTTTATTCTCAACGGTTTATAAGCAATTGTTAATTTGGAATTAATCGGTTTATTCTCAACGGTTTATTTAACATCTTTCCGGTTCTATTcgggtctttttttttttttgaattgaatgttaaatttaattcaaaagaaaaaactttttaCAATCTATGAGCTTACTTTTTCTATAAGTTtcatatcaaaatttaaaaaggaaaacagAAACCAAACAACTATCAAACTTCAACTTTCTAAAAGCTTCAAATCTTCCAACACTTCAACTCTTCTTCCTCCCAATAAACTAGCAAGCGCTCAACAAGTACTAAACCAATACTCCATACCTCTCTCAAAATTCTTATCTCCTCTCCTTCGTATCACAGTAAACTTGTTTCTGATGTTCTTATCCAAAATTCTGATCAGAGCCTCAGCAGGAGATGGATCTTCTCCACGCCTCCTTTTGTTTCTCTCTCGCCATACCAAATGAATAGTCGACTGAAACATGTATCTCATCGTGAATATCTCAATCCTACTGCCATTTAAATTTGCTGAGATCATGCTAATCAGATCATCCCACTTCGCAATGTATTGATCCTTTAGAACTCCCTTCATCAGAACTTCCCAAATTTTTCCTGAGTACTCACAATCAAAAAACAAGTGGCTTAAAGTTTCAAAAGGTTCCTGACACAGCCTGCAAGAAGTATCGGCCCCATTATTCCAGCTTCTCATCCTTTCCCCTGTTGAAAGTCTACCTTTCATCGCCAACCAAGTAATAAAGCTGAATTTTTAGATACTTAACCAATTGAGTTTGGTTAATAATAAAGTTAGATACGgactaatatttaaataatttccgataatttaaactttttaggtaaaatatcagatttttcaaataaaaatattagacaATTAGgttaatttagataatatagataaaatatgttcaaatttgatcaaagaataatattttaataataaatataattaatattttataattatgtaAACTCTGTCATAGAAATTTAGATAGCATTCAATTTTCAGTTTGGTTCCAATTGgattatattttctgttttaaaaatacgatttgatttttggtttggtttgtttttgctttttgttttttgttctgAATTTGGATAAGtgtgttattcaaatttaaatgtCAATAAACCGGTGAGAATGAACCGATAGGGGATCTTTTCAGTGAGTAGTTCATACTTCACAGTTCACACATAAAGTAACTCTTCACAATTGAGCTTTAAAATTCACCAAAATCccaaaacaaaatgttaaattttctaaacaaatttTGAGCGATGCACACGTTAACATTGAGAGGTGATAAAAGGTAAAAATGTAAATCCATAAACAAGATCACTTCTTCTTTCCAGCTTTGCCTTCTTTTCTCCTAACAATCTCATCTGAATACTTCACTCCCTTACCCTTGTACGGCTCCGGTGGCCTCCACTTCCTCACCGTCGCAGCAAACTGCCCTATCTCACTCTTACCGTACCCACTCACCGTGATTCTCGTGTTCTCTTCCACTTTCACTCTCAGACTCTTTGGTATCTGCATCTTAACCGGGTGTGAAAACCCCAGGTTCAGAACCAATTCTTTCCCTTCCACCGTGGCACGATAACCAACGCCCACTAGTATCAACTTCTTCTCAAATCCCTTTGATACTCCCACTAACATGTTAACCGGGTGAGCTTAACTTCGCGTGGGTAAGTTAAAGCGAGCTCTTCTAATGGACCTTTGACTTTCAAGTCTTGACCTTCTAGTGTGATGGTTATGTTGGATGGTACATCGATCGGTTGCTTTCCTATCATTGATTCTTTGCACTCGATGGTCTTAGTGGAGAAACCCACTTGAGCAGATTGTGGTGTTGTTGAGACCTTGGACACATTTATATCTCCCAAAAATGATGACCTAAACAAAAGCAAAGTATATATCTTTCttcagacaaaacaaaacatttctAGAGGGTGATAGCTCTACCAACCAGATATTAATACACACAAACTGAATTGGCACCAGGTTAATGCAAGATTAAGGCAAATATACTTCTTATAAACTTTTGATTGCCATGGCTAACAACGTCTACAAGATCGTGATACGAATAGATTGGGGAAGTAAGAAGGCAATGAAGTAATCAGTCGGCATAAGGGTTTTTAGTATCTCGGCATTACCTCGGTTGAAAAGAAGATACGACTGAGGAAGCCATTGCTGGAACCAACTCGAAGGTAGGAATAATTTGTATAGGGGtcataataatttatttttatatacataactATTAATACTATAGAATAAATAAAGTAAGGGGTGGATCTGAAGGATTGAACACATATTTACAGAGGTCAAACAGTAATTTTAACTGAACATTTCAGAAAATTCAtctaaaattacattaaaataaaataaatataaatttgataggGGTCATATGACCCCCCTATTACCTCACTACCTCCGCAGTTGAAAAGAAGagtgtcaaaaaaaaaaaaaaaagtgtccgTGTTGTTCAGCCAAATCTACTTATCCATTGTCCTCTCTTTGAAATGCTAGTTTTTCGGCCCACTGTGACTATCATAGGCCCATTAGCTGATCAGCGTTGGTTTGGGCTATTCTCAACAGCTAAGCCCAATCAAGGTAGATGAGATGAATTGAAGTCAATAATTACAGACATAACTATACTCTCTAACTAGTTAAGAAGATGATAATCGACCCCACATGgctgacaaaaagaaaagaaaacaaagggCCCGCACACTCAGCAAAATCCTAACAACAACTTGAGAAAATACGACTAAAAGTTGAAAAAATCGAACTATATATTCTACTGGTCGAGATTTCTCTTAGCCAAATACTTTTTGTCATCTCTAAATAGAAAAATTCTGTTGGGCTTCAATAGCTTGTTATTACTTAATAGTAATACTAACAAACTAGATTTCATAATTTCAACTAATTACAAATACATCTCTACTTTATAATATTCCTTTAtgaactatataataaatatataataaagacaAAGAATACTTGTGTTTCATGCAACCTTTTTAACGTGTGAAAATTCTGGTCCCAAAACCAGTAGTATAACTAACTTTATTATTTATGGGTGAAAATATCTCTTGTTTTTGTGTGTGGAATTAATTGACGTATAATGAGTTGAACACTTGTTTGACCAAAGGCTGGCCTTTGTTACATTGACACTTATAAAAGTTTTTCCCATGTGGGTTAACTAATAACGATTCCAAAGTACTTATTATAAGATCATAGAGTGCACGTCCTCCATCCTAACACAAGAAAAGAACGGatcaaaatgacaaaaaaaaacagtttgattcttctttttttctttttttctttttatttttttaaacactggTTCTTCAATAGTATGAATAGACAATAAAAGCATATGGATACCCCACATCCTGGCCTACGTCTACTACACTGACCACTCAGAAAAAAACATCGATAACAAAaagataattaataattaaaaaagaagaagaaaatagagaattattttgattattctTTGCTTGAGCTGAGTAAACAGTTCTTCTACTgctgctgcttcttcttcttcctcttttctttgtctctcttttttCATGCCCCAGTGCGGCAGTGCTAACTCACTCGGTTACTCCAGAATAATATATCGATTTCTGATTCAAGCTTGTTGCTCGCACTTGTTCCAAGGTTGCTTCTTTTTTATTACAATtgcattattattttatttttgaaaaaaaaaactatacttcAGCTGGTTAGAAGTACTTGAATTTGAGAATTTTTCTACAAATTTTTGGTCCAAAATCTCAAAGAAATCTCCTTTcaagtatttttaaattgaacatagtttttacatattaaaattagtttaagcttaataaaataaagaacCTTGTCTAAATTCAGATATTAACATGGATGTACTTTTGACATCATTCATTCTTTAACCACTCACTGGCCACTGCCATGTTCTGCagaattagaatatttttattttattcaagcTGGAATATCaccgatattttttttttgagcaaccgATATTATTTAGCTTGGAATATCACCGATATTATTAGCTTGTTTTTATGTCTTTAATTATGTGAAGAATAATCTTTAATTAGTTGACATATCACTGCCATCGCCATATGATTCTCTGTTCATTGAATTAATTACgctttttgcttctttttcctttttgcaAACCATCTTTAAGATGGCCCTCATACACTTCTTTATTTTCAGTTATAGGTTCACAGACACAAGTGTGTGTATCCACCAATCTCTACAGAATCTAACTCCTGATCTTGGTTTGTTTGCCTTCTTTCACTAGATTCTCTGGACCATTTTcttgtctttattttttttgctgtaaAATCTTGATTTTGATTCATGCTCCAGGTGTCATTTCAAATAATCAAATGGTTAGAACAAGAAAATGATGATAAGAGGAGTTTCTATGGTGAAAGCAATGGGAGTTGCGTTGTTATATGTTTCTGTCTTGTGGGTTGTTCCACAGGAATGTGCTGGTAAAAGTGTTCTCTCAAGAAACTCTTCTACATCTCCACCATTACCTCAGAGGCCAAGCTCTGTAAATGTGGGTGCTCTGTTTACTTATGATTCTTTCATCGGAAGAGCAGCTAAACCAGCGTTTAAAGCCGCAATGGACGATGTTAATGCAGACCAAACCGTACTAAAGGGTACCAAGCTTAATATTGTCTTTCAAGACTCTAACTGCAGTGGATTCATAGGCACCATGGGAGGTAATAAAATGCTTCTCCTCTCTTAAAACTTGTATCAAAATGATCATGTTTCTTTCTATTCTATGGTTTGTAGCTTTGCAGCTGATGGAAACACAAGTGGTTGCAGCCATCGGTCCACAATCTTCAGGAATCGCTCACATGATCTCCTACGTAGCTAACGAGCTCCACGTACCTCTCTTGTCATTTGCAGCGACGGATCCTACTCTCTCCTCTCTCCAATACCCTTACTTCCTCCGCACCACGCAGAACGATTACTTCCAAATGCAAGCCATCACAGACTTTATCTCCTATTCCGGATGGAGACAAGTCATTGCCATATACGTCGATGACGAGTACGGCAGAAACGGCGTATCTATCCTAAGCGATGCTTTAGCCAAGAAACGCTCCAAGATCTCTTACAAAGCAGCAATCACACCCGGTGCAGATTCCACCTCCATAGAAAGCCTGTTGGTCTCTGTTAATCTGATGGCGTCTCGGGTTTACGTTGTCCATGTGAATCCTGACTCTGGTTTAAACGTTTTCTCTGTGGCTAAGTCTCTTGGAATGATGGGAAACGGTTATGTCTGGATCGCAACAGACTGGCTTCCTACAGCTATAGACTCCATGGAGCCCGTGGATTCGGAAACAATGGATCTCTTGCAAGGAGTCGTTGCTTTTCGCCATTACACAGCAGAGAGTAGTATGAAGAGACAGTTTAAGGAGAGATGGAAGAATGGCTTCAACTCTTATGCATTGTATGCTTATGATTCTGTTTGGTTGATCGCTCGTGCCCTCGATGGTTTCTTCAGAGAGAACAGTACAATAACTTTCTCCAACGATCAGAGGTTACACAAAACAAGTGATAGCAGCATTCAGTTATCAGCACTAAATGTGTTCAACGAAGGAGAGAAGCTTCTAAAGATCATTCTTGGGATGAATCATACCGGTGTATCCGGACCAATCCAGTTTGATTCAGAGAGGAACCGTGTTAACCCGGCTTACGAAGTGCTAAACGTAGAAGGATCAGGTCCACGCAGAGTCGGTTACTGGTCAAATCATTCAGGTCTCTCAGTGGTGACTCCGGAGACATTGTACTCCAAACCACCAAACACATCTACAGCAAACCAACGTCTTCATGGAATCATATGGCCAGGTGAAGTGACCAAGCCTCCTCGTGGTTGGGTGTTTCCTAACAACGGAAAGCCGCTGAAAATAGCGGTGCCTAACCGTGTGAGCTATAAAGATTACGTCTCTAAAGACAAGAATCCGCCTGGTGTTAGAGGCTATTGTATTGATGTCTTTGAAGCTGCAATTGAGTTGCTTCCTTATCCTGTTCCAAGAAATTATATACTATATGGAGATGGGAAGAAGAATCCTTCTTACGACAGTCTTATCAATGACGTTGTTGCAGATGTAAGTAAGCTTATAAAAACTCAATATCAAGAACACAGCTTACCAAAGATGTTAACCTgtccttttctcttctttttcaccTGCAGAGCTTTGATGTAGCTGTAGGAGATATCACGATTACTACAAACAGGACAAGGTTTGTGGATTTCACACAGCCGTTTATAGAATCAGGGCTTGTGGTGGTGGCTCCGGTTAAGGTGGCTAAGTCTAGTCCTTGGTCATTCCTGAAACCATTCACTATAGAGATGTGGGCTGTCACTGGAGCTTTCTTTCTCTTTGTGGGTGCCATCGTCTGGATTCTTGAACACCGGTTCAACCATGAGTTCAGAGGTCCTCCTAGGCGTCAACTCATCACCATCTTCTGGTTTAGCTTCTCCACCATGTTCTTCTCTCATAGTAAGTATACACTAGCAAGAGGATCAGTGGATTCACACTGAAGCTTACTTtgctttttttccttttgatctTTCAGGAGAAAACACAGTGAGCACATTAGGGAGGCTGGTGTTAATCATATGGTTATTCGTGGTTCTGATCATCAACTCAAGCTACACAGCTAGTCTTACTTCGATCCTAACCGTTCAACAGCTGACATCTCGGATAGAAGGAATAGATAGTTTGATACAGAGCAACGAACCAATAGGTGTTCAAGACGGTACTTTCGCTAGAAACTATCTGGTCAACGAACTTAACATATCTCCTCATAGGATTGTTCCACTAAGAGACGAAGAACACTACCTTTCTGCTCTTCAACGTGGTCCCAAAGATGGCGGTGTAGCAGCCATTGTAGACGAGCTTCCTTACATCGAAGTCCTTTTGACAAACAGCAACTGCAAGTACCGTACAGTAGGACAAGA is part of the Raphanus sativus cultivar WK10039 chromosome 5, ASM80110v3, whole genome shotgun sequence genome and harbors:
- the LOC108862784 gene encoding glutamate receptor 3.4 isoform X1 — encoded protein: MMIRGVSMVKAMGVALLYVSVLWVVPQECAGKSVLSRNSSTSPPLPQRPSSVNVGALFTYDSFIGRAAKPAFKAAMDDVNADQTVLKGTKLNIVFQDSNCSGFIGTMGALQLMETQVVAAIGPQSSGIAHMISYVANELHVPLLSFAATDPTLSSLQYPYFLRTTQNDYFQMQAITDFISYSGWRQVIAIYVDDEYGRNGVSILSDALAKKRSKISYKAAITPGADSTSIESLLVSVNLMASRVYVVHVNPDSGLNVFSVAKSLGMMGNGYVWIATDWLPTAIDSMEPVDSETMDLLQGVVAFRHYTAESSMKRQFKERWKNGFNSYALYAYDSVWLIARALDGFFRENSTITFSNDQRLHKTSDSSIQLSALNVFNEGEKLLKIILGMNHTGVSGPIQFDSERNRVNPAYEVLNVEGSGPRRVGYWSNHSGLSVVTPETLYSKPPNTSTANQRLHGIIWPGEVTKPPRGWVFPNNGKPLKIAVPNRVSYKDYVSKDKNPPGVRGYCIDVFEAAIELLPYPVPRNYILYGDGKKNPSYDSLINDVVADSFDVAVGDITITTNRTRFVDFTQPFIESGLVVVAPVKVAKSSPWSFLKPFTIEMWAVTGAFFLFVGAIVWILEHRFNHEFRGPPRRQLITIFWFSFSTMFFSHRENTVSTLGRLVLIIWLFVVLIINSSYTASLTSILTVQQLTSRIEGIDSLIQSNEPIGVQDGTFARNYLVNELNISPHRIVPLRDEEHYLSALQRGPKDGGVAAIVDELPYIEVLLTNSNCKYRTVGQEFTRTGWGFAFQRDSPLAVDMSTAILQLSEEGELEKIHRKWLNYKHECSMQIADSENSQLSLKSFWGLFLICGITCFMALTVFFWRVFWQYQRLLPDSGDEERACEVTEASGSGKGLRAPSFKELIKVVDTKEAEIKEMLKQKSSKKLKSSQSGAGSSHSQRIDIP
- the LOC108862784 gene encoding glutamate receptor 3.4 isoform X2 codes for the protein MMIRGVSMVKAMGVALLYVSVLWVVPQECAAKPAFKAAMDDVNADQTVLKGTKLNIVFQDSNCSGFIGTMGALQLMETQVVAAIGPQSSGIAHMISYVANELHVPLLSFAATDPTLSSLQYPYFLRTTQNDYFQMQAITDFISYSGWRQVIAIYVDDEYGRNGVSILSDALAKKRSKISYKAAITPGADSTSIESLLVSVNLMASRVYVVHVNPDSGLNVFSVAKSLGMMGNGYVWIATDWLPTAIDSMEPVDSETMDLLQGVVAFRHYTAESSMKRQFKERWKNGFNSYALYAYDSVWLIARALDGFFRENSTITFSNDQRLHKTSDSSIQLSALNVFNEGEKLLKIILGMNHTGVSGPIQFDSERNRVNPAYEVLNVEGSGPRRVGYWSNHSGLSVVTPETLYSKPPNTSTANQRLHGIIWPGEVTKPPRGWVFPNNGKPLKIAVPNRVSYKDYVSKDKNPPGVRGYCIDVFEAAIELLPYPVPRNYILYGDGKKNPSYDSLINDVVADSFDVAVGDITITTNRTRFVDFTQPFIESGLVVVAPVKVAKSSPWSFLKPFTIEMWAVTGAFFLFVGAIVWILEHRFNHEFRGPPRRQLITIFWFSFSTMFFSHRENTVSTLGRLVLIIWLFVVLIINSSYTASLTSILTVQQLTSRIEGIDSLIQSNEPIGVQDGTFARNYLVNELNISPHRIVPLRDEEHYLSALQRGPKDGGVAAIVDELPYIEVLLTNSNCKYRTVGQEFTRTGWGFAFQRDSPLAVDMSTAILQLSEEGELEKIHRKWLNYKHECSMQIADSENSQLSLKSFWGLFLICGITCFMALTVFFWRVFWQYQRLLPDSGDEERACEVTEASGSGKGLRAPSFKELIKVVDTKEAEIKEMLKQKSSKKLKSSQSGAGSSHSQRIDIP
- the LOC108862784 gene encoding glutamate receptor 3.4 isoform X3 — protein: MMIRGVSMVKAMGVALLYVSVLWVVPQECAGKSVLSRNSSTSPPLPQRPSSVNVGALFTYDSFIGRAAKPAFKAAMDDVNADQTVLKGTKLNIVFQDSNCSGFIGTMGALQLMETQVVAAIGPQSSGIAHMISYVANELHVPLLSFAATDPTLSSLQYPYFLRTTQNDYFQMQAITDFISYSGWRQVIAIYVDDEYGRNGVSILSDALAKKRSKISYKAAITPGADSTSIESLLVSVNLMASRVYVVHVNPDSGLNVFSVAKSLGMMGNGYVWIATDWLPTAIDSMEPVDSETMDLLQGVVAFRHYTAESSMKRQFKERWKNGFNSYALYAYDSVWLIARALDGFFRENSTITFSNDQRLHKTSDSSIQLSALNVFNEGEKLLKIILGMNHTGVSGPIQFDSERNRVNPAYEVLNVEGSGPRRVGYWSNHSGLSVVTPETLYSKPPNTSTANQRLHGIIWPGEVTKPPRGWVFPNNGKPLKIAVPNRVSYKDYVSKDKNPPGVRGYCIDVFEAAIELLPYPVPRNYILYGDGKKNPSYDSLINDVVADSFDVAVGDITITTNRTRFVDFTQPFIESGLVVVAPVKVAKSSPWSFLKPFTIEMWAVTGAFFLFVGAIVWILEHRFNHEFRGPPRRQLITIFWRKHSEHIREAGVNHMVIRGSDHQLKLHS